The following coding sequences lie in one Arthrobacter sp. PGP41 genomic window:
- the purN gene encoding phosphoribosylglycinamide formyltransferase, with the protein MRIVVLVSGTGSNLQAVIDAAKAGELDVEIAAVGADRPGTYGVERSAAAGIPTFVVDFKAYPDRAHWDAALTEAVARFEPDVVVSSGFMRIVSPEFIEAFNGRYLNTHPALLPAFPGAHGVRDALAYGVKVTGCTVHWADAGVDTGPIIAQEAVAIEESDTEETLHERIKVVERRLLVSTLASLAAAHP; encoded by the coding sequence ATGCGCATCGTAGTCCTTGTTTCCGGTACCGGGTCCAACCTCCAGGCTGTCATCGACGCAGCCAAGGCAGGGGAACTGGACGTGGAAATCGCTGCCGTGGGAGCCGATCGCCCGGGCACGTACGGGGTGGAACGGTCCGCTGCCGCCGGCATCCCCACGTTTGTGGTGGACTTCAAGGCGTACCCGGACCGGGCGCACTGGGATGCCGCGCTGACGGAGGCCGTTGCAAGGTTTGAGCCGGACGTGGTGGTCTCCTCGGGGTTCATGCGGATCGTCAGCCCGGAGTTCATCGAGGCTTTCAACGGCCGGTACCTCAACACGCACCCCGCGCTGCTCCCTGCCTTCCCGGGGGCCCATGGCGTGCGGGACGCGCTGGCCTACGGCGTCAAGGTCACCGGCTGCACGGTGCACTGGGCCGACGCCGGCGTGGACACCGGCCCCATCATTGCCCAGGAAGCCGTGGCCATCGAGGAGTCGGACACGGAGGAGACCCTGCACGAGCGCATCAAGGTGGTGGAACGCCGGCTCCTGGTGTCCACTCTGGCCTCCCTGGCCGCGGCCCACCCCTAA